The Siniperca chuatsi isolate FFG_IHB_CAS linkage group LG9, ASM2008510v1, whole genome shotgun sequence genome includes a region encoding these proteins:
- the tnxba gene encoding tenascin isoform X1 → MLFTLGLLLLLTPFPSFQSTTNEKRNSTGSDVTKPNAVFTLSKPKNTAAVAKQTVRPTLKPNTVNQTVLPTPATTKSKPSPAVIQTTPSAAVKATPVSGTITNKDKHTVSVNHTVVAKSPSASEVKATKDKHSHASASGAKTTKDKLQPSVNQTVSMKSTSTSDGKTAKDKPAPTVVQNVQPTFPKSAPASGPKITKNKPTVSVNQTVVAKSPSARDVKNSKEKPAPVQPVKVVISDGCDSSNTKEQELKLKPGAPLVMTHKISLLPGGCTGGCEAEMATLKGRVARLEREMSSLKEKCPCSANCPNDCSGNGECQKGKCICQQGFMAPDCSKCAQGAECNKKAAKGKVMVTVETVSVQVNKDKENMQEKTTKVEHTLFQKREQKKVSEAKDADTKPKVATNAKAGLVKTQSKHEASVKKITIKDSSSATKTSRPTVGQVLLKHEGRKQEEARKGKTTVLTSKNVLQKTDLKLVKEGTASKTYPKSDQLKDEPQTNVTQSNVKKSNGTAKIVTILSKVAGINKTRTGKETLEQSTLAEKNVTQSSGYKRTKKVKVDTTIVQSVDNRNTEAGKIVKEKVTQRSQYLVNATIAVTSGEARVLQNKTTIHGSGSAKRMGGSGLGSVKVVNISSYSFTVTWSAPQGMFKNFTVIRREPLAEDDEDDHEEFEEEALEGDKASTAKNTTEVQVQSESTNTTAASGKAVESRGKAETKRISMVVPGSVRSVEFSNLRANTGYVLHIYGTAAERRSKIHRVTAITGPEPATEMIFSNVTESSLTVSWSKPKTTFAGCRVTYTNIVTGESRFVTVDSQQSHVVLSKLSAGSSYIITVTTTQGRAQSDALTSIITTVPAPPTHLQVVNVTDTRAVLQWTPSLGKVDRFIISYESSKTPNVTVTVMLSGNSVEHQLRGLQRGTLYTVKVLSQKDSLQSMAISTTFTTANVVKASEVGARSAVIAWRTTVVYHSYRLIYQVAGEETKEVILDPSITEYKLTGLLSMSRYIVLVQGERDGHYTSVVTTEFITDKLRFPFPTECSQELLNGALQSGEVDIYPQGKEGRAVRVYCDMETDGGGWTVFQRRMNGKTDFYRTWSEYSSGFGNLSEEFWLGNELLHNLTSAGPVSLRVDMQSGNDTAYAHYANFSIDSADRHYTLTVSGYTGTAGDSMRYHNGRPFSTRDKDPDSLGIHCARAYMGGWWYKNCYKTNLNGLYGISSNNQGIVWIDWKGKDSSIPFTEMKFRPSRFSPATHG, encoded by the exons atgctgtttactcTAGGacttctcctccttctcaccCCATTTCCCTCCTTTCAATCCACGACCAATGAGAAGAGAAACTCGACAGGAAGCGACGTAACCAAACCCAATGCCGTTTTCACCCTGTCAAAACcgaaaaacactgctgctgtcgCCAAACAGACCGTTCGCCCAACCCTAAAGCCAAACACAGTCAATCAGACGGTTTTACCCACTCCGGCAACCACCAAAAGCAAGCCCAGTCCAGCAGTAATTCAAACCACTCCGTCAGCAGCAGTAAAGGCTACTCCAGTGAGTGGCACCATCACCAACAAAGACAAGCACACAGTCTCAGTCAATCATACTGTTGTAGCTAAATCTCCCTCAGCCAGTGAAGTGAAGGCTACCAAAGACAAGCATTCTCACGCTTCAGCCAGTGGTGCTAAAACCACCAAAGACAAACTCCAACCGTCAGTCAATCAGACTGTTTCAATGAAATCTACTTCAACCAGTGATGGAAAGACCGCCAAAGACAAGCCTGCCCCCACTGTAGTTCAAAATGTTCAGCCAACATTCCCAAAGTCTGCTCCTGCCAGTGGCCCTAAAATCACCAAAAACAAGCCCACAGTCTCCGTCAATCAGACTGTTGTAGCTAAATCTCCCTCCGCCAGAGATGTGAAGAACTCTAAAGAAAAGCCTGCCCCTGTGCAACCAGTCAAGGTGGTCATCAGTGATGGATGTGACTCAAGCAACACCAAGGAGCAGGAGCTGAAGCTGAAGCCTGGTGCTCCTCTGGTGATGACGCATAAGATCAGCTTGTTGCCTGGTGGCTGCACCGGGGGATGTGAGGCTGAGATGGCTACGCTGAAAGGACGTGTGGCCCGACTGGAAAGAGAGATGTCCTCCCTAAAAGAGAAAT GCCCATGTTCTGCAAACTGTCCAAATGACTGTAGTGGCAATGGGGAATGTCAGAAGGGGAAATGTATCTGCCAACAGGgattcatggctccagactgcAGTAAGTGTGCACAAGGAGCTGAGTGTAATAAAA AAGCTGccaaaggaaaggtcatggtAACCGTTGAAACAGTGTCTGTGCAGGTGAACAAAGATAAGGAAAACATGCAAGAGAAAACCACCAAAGTAGAGCACACACTCTTCCAGAAAAGGGAGCAGAAGAAGGTGTCTGAAGCCAAAGACGCTGACACTAAACCCAAAGTGGCTACTAATGCTAAAGCAGGTCTtgtaaaaacacaatcaaaacaTGAAGCTTCTGTTAAGAAAATAACTATTAAAGACTCTTCAAGTGCTACAAAGACCAGTCGCCCAACTGTTGGTCAAGTTCTGTTGAAACATGAGGGAAGAAAACAAGAAGAGGCCCGTAAAGGCAAAACAACAGTCCTGACCTCTAAAAATGTCCTTCAAAAAACTGACCTCAAGCTTGTTAAGGAAGGAACTGCCAGTAAAACATATCCTAAATCTGACCAACTAAAAGACGAACCTCAAACCAATGTAACCCAGAGTAACGTGAAGAAATCTAATGGCACAGCTAAAATTGTGACCATTCTGTCCAAGGTGGCGGGAATAAACAAAACCAGAACAGGGAAGGAGACCTTGGAACAGTCCACACTGGCTGAGAAGAATGTTACTCAATCATCTGGATATAAACGCACCAAGAAAGTCAAAGTAGACACTACAATTGTGCAATCTGTtgacaacagaaacactgaagcTGGCAAGATTGTAAAAGAGAAAGTTACACAGAGGAGTCAGTATCTAGTAAATGCAACCATTGCAGTAACATCAGGCGAGGCTCGAGTTCTGCAGAACAAAACAACTATCCATGGCTCTGGGAGCGCAAAGAGGATGGGAGGATCTGGGTTAGGTTCTGTAAAGGTTGTAAACATCTCTTCCTACAGCTTCACTGTCACGTGGTCAGCGCCACAAGGGATGTTCAAGAACTTCACTGTGATCAGAAGAGAGCCACTGGCAGAGGATGACGAAGACGACCATGAGGAGTTTGAAGAGGAAGCTCTTGAAGGTGACAAGGCCTCCACAGCTAAGAACACAACTGAAGTCCAGGTACAGAGTGAGAGCACCAACACAACTGCCGCCTCTGGTAAAGCTGTTGAATCTAGAGGTAAAGCTGAAACCAAGAGGATCTCTATGGTGGTCCCTGGCAGCGTACGCTCTGTGGAGTTCAGCAACCTTCGGGCAAACACAGGCTATGTCCTGCACATATATGGTACTGCAGCTGAGAGAAGATCAAAGATTCACAGAGTAACTGCAATTACAG GTCCTGAGCCAGCCACAGAGATGATTTTCAGCAATGTAACAGAGTCTTCTCTCACTGTTTCCTGGTCCAAACCAAAGACCACATTCGCAGGCTGCCGGGTCACATACACCAACATTGTCACAG GGGAGAGTCGCTTTGTGACCGTGGACTCTCAGCAATCTCATGTGGTTCTGTCCAAGTTGTCTGCTGGATCCTCCTACATTATCACTGTAACTACTACACAAGGCAGAGCCCAGAGTGATGCCCTCACATCCATTATCACCACAG TGCCCGCCCCTCCAACACACCTGCAAGTTGTCAATGTGACAGATACGAGAGCTGTGCTGCAATGGACACCCAGTCTGGGGAAAGTAGACCGCTTCATCATCAGCTATGAGTCCTCCAAGA CTCCTaatgtgacagtgacagtgatgcTGTCTGGAAACTCAGTGGAGCATCAGCTGAGAGGCCTGCAGAGAGGCACCCTGTACACAGTCAAAGTCCTGAGCCAGAAGGACAGTCTCCAGAGTATGGCCATTTCAACTACATTTACTACCGCTAACG TGGTTAAAGCCAGTGAGGTGGGTGCTCGCTCCGCAGTGATAGCATGGAGAACCACTGTTGTTTATCACAGCTACAGACTGATCTACCAGGtggcaggagaggagacaaag GAGGTGATCCTGGACCCATCCATCACAGAGTATAAGCTGACAGGGCTGTTGTCAATGTCACGCTATATTGTGCTGGTACAAGGCGAGAGAGATGGACACTACACATCTGTTGTCACCACAGAATTCATCACAg ACAAACTACGTTTCCCCTTCCCTACCGAGTGCTCTCAGGAGCTGCTGAATGGAGCTCTGCAGTCAGGAGAGGTGGATATCTACCCACAAGGAAAAGAGGGACGAGCGGTCAGAGTCTACTGTGACATGGAGACTGATGGAGGCGGCTGGACA gtGTTCCAGAGGAGGATGAATGGAAAGACAGACTTCTACAGAACCTGGAGTGAATACAGCTCTGGCTTTGGAAACCTCAGCGAAGAGTTCTGGCTCG GAAATGAGCTTCTTCACAACCTGACCAGTGCCGGCCCTGTGAGTCTGAGAGTGGACATGCAATCTGGAAATGACACCGCTTATGCTCACTACGCCAACTTCTCCATTGACTCAGCAGACAGGCACTATACTCTTACAGTGTCCGGCTACACTGGAACTGCAG GTGACTCTATGAGGTACCATAATGGGCGTCCATTCTCAACCCGGGACAAGGACCCTGATTCTCTGGGGATTCACTGTGCCAGGGCCTACATGGGAGGCTGGTGGTACAAGAACTGCTACAAGACCAACCTCAATGGTCTTTATGGCATCAGCAGTAATAATCAG GGAATCGTCTGGATAGACTGGAAAGGTAAAGACTCCTCCATTCCCTTCACTGAGATGAAGTTCAGACCGTCCAGGTTCTCTCCTGCAACTCATGGCTAA
- the tnxba gene encoding tenascin isoform X2, which translates to MLFTLGLLLLLTPFPSFQSTTNEKRNSTGSDVTKPNAVFTLSKPKNTAAVAKQTVRPTLKPNTVNQTVLPTPATTKSKPSPAVIQTTPSAAVKATPVSGTITNKDKHTVSVNHTVVAKSPSASEVKATKDKHSHASASGAKTTKDKLQPSVNQTVSMKSTSTSDGKTAKDKPAPTVVQNVQPTFPKSAPASGPKITKNKPTVSVNQTVVAKSPSARDVKNSKEKPAPVQPVKVVISDGCDSSNTKEQELKLKPGAPLVMTHKISLLPGGCTGGCEAEMATLKGRVARLEREMSSLKEKCPCSANCPNDCSGNGECQKGKCICQQGFMAPDCKAAKGKVMVTVETVSVQVNKDKENMQEKTTKVEHTLFQKREQKKVSEAKDADTKPKVATNAKAGLVKTQSKHEASVKKITIKDSSSATKTSRPTVGQVLLKHEGRKQEEARKGKTTVLTSKNVLQKTDLKLVKEGTASKTYPKSDQLKDEPQTNVTQSNVKKSNGTAKIVTILSKVAGINKTRTGKETLEQSTLAEKNVTQSSGYKRTKKVKVDTTIVQSVDNRNTEAGKIVKEKVTQRSQYLVNATIAVTSGEARVLQNKTTIHGSGSAKRMGGSGLGSVKVVNISSYSFTVTWSAPQGMFKNFTVIRREPLAEDDEDDHEEFEEEALEGDKASTAKNTTEVQVQSESTNTTAASGKAVESRGKAETKRISMVVPGSVRSVEFSNLRANTGYVLHIYGTAAERRSKIHRVTAITGPEPATEMIFSNVTESSLTVSWSKPKTTFAGCRVTYTNIVTGESRFVTVDSQQSHVVLSKLSAGSSYIITVTTTQGRAQSDALTSIITTVPAPPTHLQVVNVTDTRAVLQWTPSLGKVDRFIISYESSKTPNVTVTVMLSGNSVEHQLRGLQRGTLYTVKVLSQKDSLQSMAISTTFTTANVVKASEVGARSAVIAWRTTVVYHSYRLIYQVAGEETKEVILDPSITEYKLTGLLSMSRYIVLVQGERDGHYTSVVTTEFITDKLRFPFPTECSQELLNGALQSGEVDIYPQGKEGRAVRVYCDMETDGGGWTVFQRRMNGKTDFYRTWSEYSSGFGNLSEEFWLGNELLHNLTSAGPVSLRVDMQSGNDTAYAHYANFSIDSADRHYTLTVSGYTGTAGDSMRYHNGRPFSTRDKDPDSLGIHCARAYMGGWWYKNCYKTNLNGLYGISSNNQGIVWIDWKGKDSSIPFTEMKFRPSRFSPATHG; encoded by the exons atgctgtttactcTAGGacttctcctccttctcaccCCATTTCCCTCCTTTCAATCCACGACCAATGAGAAGAGAAACTCGACAGGAAGCGACGTAACCAAACCCAATGCCGTTTTCACCCTGTCAAAACcgaaaaacactgctgctgtcgCCAAACAGACCGTTCGCCCAACCCTAAAGCCAAACACAGTCAATCAGACGGTTTTACCCACTCCGGCAACCACCAAAAGCAAGCCCAGTCCAGCAGTAATTCAAACCACTCCGTCAGCAGCAGTAAAGGCTACTCCAGTGAGTGGCACCATCACCAACAAAGACAAGCACACAGTCTCAGTCAATCATACTGTTGTAGCTAAATCTCCCTCAGCCAGTGAAGTGAAGGCTACCAAAGACAAGCATTCTCACGCTTCAGCCAGTGGTGCTAAAACCACCAAAGACAAACTCCAACCGTCAGTCAATCAGACTGTTTCAATGAAATCTACTTCAACCAGTGATGGAAAGACCGCCAAAGACAAGCCTGCCCCCACTGTAGTTCAAAATGTTCAGCCAACATTCCCAAAGTCTGCTCCTGCCAGTGGCCCTAAAATCACCAAAAACAAGCCCACAGTCTCCGTCAATCAGACTGTTGTAGCTAAATCTCCCTCCGCCAGAGATGTGAAGAACTCTAAAGAAAAGCCTGCCCCTGTGCAACCAGTCAAGGTGGTCATCAGTGATGGATGTGACTCAAGCAACACCAAGGAGCAGGAGCTGAAGCTGAAGCCTGGTGCTCCTCTGGTGATGACGCATAAGATCAGCTTGTTGCCTGGTGGCTGCACCGGGGGATGTGAGGCTGAGATGGCTACGCTGAAAGGACGTGTGGCCCGACTGGAAAGAGAGATGTCCTCCCTAAAAGAGAAAT GCCCATGTTCTGCAAACTGTCCAAATGACTGTAGTGGCAATGGGGAATGTCAGAAGGGGAAATGTATCTGCCAACAGGgattcatggctccagactgcA AAGCTGccaaaggaaaggtcatggtAACCGTTGAAACAGTGTCTGTGCAGGTGAACAAAGATAAGGAAAACATGCAAGAGAAAACCACCAAAGTAGAGCACACACTCTTCCAGAAAAGGGAGCAGAAGAAGGTGTCTGAAGCCAAAGACGCTGACACTAAACCCAAAGTGGCTACTAATGCTAAAGCAGGTCTtgtaaaaacacaatcaaaacaTGAAGCTTCTGTTAAGAAAATAACTATTAAAGACTCTTCAAGTGCTACAAAGACCAGTCGCCCAACTGTTGGTCAAGTTCTGTTGAAACATGAGGGAAGAAAACAAGAAGAGGCCCGTAAAGGCAAAACAACAGTCCTGACCTCTAAAAATGTCCTTCAAAAAACTGACCTCAAGCTTGTTAAGGAAGGAACTGCCAGTAAAACATATCCTAAATCTGACCAACTAAAAGACGAACCTCAAACCAATGTAACCCAGAGTAACGTGAAGAAATCTAATGGCACAGCTAAAATTGTGACCATTCTGTCCAAGGTGGCGGGAATAAACAAAACCAGAACAGGGAAGGAGACCTTGGAACAGTCCACACTGGCTGAGAAGAATGTTACTCAATCATCTGGATATAAACGCACCAAGAAAGTCAAAGTAGACACTACAATTGTGCAATCTGTtgacaacagaaacactgaagcTGGCAAGATTGTAAAAGAGAAAGTTACACAGAGGAGTCAGTATCTAGTAAATGCAACCATTGCAGTAACATCAGGCGAGGCTCGAGTTCTGCAGAACAAAACAACTATCCATGGCTCTGGGAGCGCAAAGAGGATGGGAGGATCTGGGTTAGGTTCTGTAAAGGTTGTAAACATCTCTTCCTACAGCTTCACTGTCACGTGGTCAGCGCCACAAGGGATGTTCAAGAACTTCACTGTGATCAGAAGAGAGCCACTGGCAGAGGATGACGAAGACGACCATGAGGAGTTTGAAGAGGAAGCTCTTGAAGGTGACAAGGCCTCCACAGCTAAGAACACAACTGAAGTCCAGGTACAGAGTGAGAGCACCAACACAACTGCCGCCTCTGGTAAAGCTGTTGAATCTAGAGGTAAAGCTGAAACCAAGAGGATCTCTATGGTGGTCCCTGGCAGCGTACGCTCTGTGGAGTTCAGCAACCTTCGGGCAAACACAGGCTATGTCCTGCACATATATGGTACTGCAGCTGAGAGAAGATCAAAGATTCACAGAGTAACTGCAATTACAG GTCCTGAGCCAGCCACAGAGATGATTTTCAGCAATGTAACAGAGTCTTCTCTCACTGTTTCCTGGTCCAAACCAAAGACCACATTCGCAGGCTGCCGGGTCACATACACCAACATTGTCACAG GGGAGAGTCGCTTTGTGACCGTGGACTCTCAGCAATCTCATGTGGTTCTGTCCAAGTTGTCTGCTGGATCCTCCTACATTATCACTGTAACTACTACACAAGGCAGAGCCCAGAGTGATGCCCTCACATCCATTATCACCACAG TGCCCGCCCCTCCAACACACCTGCAAGTTGTCAATGTGACAGATACGAGAGCTGTGCTGCAATGGACACCCAGTCTGGGGAAAGTAGACCGCTTCATCATCAGCTATGAGTCCTCCAAGA CTCCTaatgtgacagtgacagtgatgcTGTCTGGAAACTCAGTGGAGCATCAGCTGAGAGGCCTGCAGAGAGGCACCCTGTACACAGTCAAAGTCCTGAGCCAGAAGGACAGTCTCCAGAGTATGGCCATTTCAACTACATTTACTACCGCTAACG TGGTTAAAGCCAGTGAGGTGGGTGCTCGCTCCGCAGTGATAGCATGGAGAACCACTGTTGTTTATCACAGCTACAGACTGATCTACCAGGtggcaggagaggagacaaag GAGGTGATCCTGGACCCATCCATCACAGAGTATAAGCTGACAGGGCTGTTGTCAATGTCACGCTATATTGTGCTGGTACAAGGCGAGAGAGATGGACACTACACATCTGTTGTCACCACAGAATTCATCACAg ACAAACTACGTTTCCCCTTCCCTACCGAGTGCTCTCAGGAGCTGCTGAATGGAGCTCTGCAGTCAGGAGAGGTGGATATCTACCCACAAGGAAAAGAGGGACGAGCGGTCAGAGTCTACTGTGACATGGAGACTGATGGAGGCGGCTGGACA gtGTTCCAGAGGAGGATGAATGGAAAGACAGACTTCTACAGAACCTGGAGTGAATACAGCTCTGGCTTTGGAAACCTCAGCGAAGAGTTCTGGCTCG GAAATGAGCTTCTTCACAACCTGACCAGTGCCGGCCCTGTGAGTCTGAGAGTGGACATGCAATCTGGAAATGACACCGCTTATGCTCACTACGCCAACTTCTCCATTGACTCAGCAGACAGGCACTATACTCTTACAGTGTCCGGCTACACTGGAACTGCAG GTGACTCTATGAGGTACCATAATGGGCGTCCATTCTCAACCCGGGACAAGGACCCTGATTCTCTGGGGATTCACTGTGCCAGGGCCTACATGGGAGGCTGGTGGTACAAGAACTGCTACAAGACCAACCTCAATGGTCTTTATGGCATCAGCAGTAATAATCAG GGAATCGTCTGGATAGACTGGAAAGGTAAAGACTCCTCCATTCCCTTCACTGAGATGAAGTTCAGACCGTCCAGGTTCTCTCCTGCAACTCATGGCTAA